Sequence from the Brachionichthys hirsutus isolate HB-005 chromosome 21, CSIRO-AGI_Bhir_v1, whole genome shotgun sequence genome:
AAAAGTCCAAGATACGCCTCATGAGGAAATTATTTTCAGCAAATATGTATAATAAGAAATATTGTATTTCTGTGGGTTTTTGTATTGCCTGTCAAAAGTCATTGTTACTGAAAGCCTAATTTATTGGCTCCAACCCATCAGTGTGACATAAAGTAGAtttggaaaaaataatacaataacaCTTGGAAATCTACAGTGACAGTGCACTGCGCCTCCGTCGTTCCTGCATCGCCTCACCTTCACTTTGGACCTTCCTCAGGGTGACAGAGGGTGTCGATATGGCCGAGGCACGGAAGTTGGCAGGTAGTGTCTCTGAGGAGTCGGAGGTCACGCCACGGAGGTCCTTCTCCCTGAACATCTTCCTCCACGATGGTGAACGTGTAAAAGTTTTCGTGCCATCCTAttcaaaacaatgaaataacaTCAGTAATTAAACATAAAGGCATCCTCCTTCTGAGGATACATTTCAGTCAGATATTTTAcctttgaaagaaaacaatcctgCCACATATTCACCaaactgccaaaaaaaaaaccaaaatatagGCCAACACAAACCCCCTCTTCCTTGCAGGAGTGATTATCATAGCTGGTCTTCTAATGACAGAATGATTTGCCGTACCTCGTCTGGCCTCCTCTCTGTTCCCATGGTGATGAGAGCATTATACTCCTTCTCTAGGAGCTGCCTTGCCTGTAAAAAGATAAACAGACACCGTTTTAAGATTATAATTAAGATAATCTGAGAGTTAAGGTCATGTTGGCATTACGTAAACATAAGGTGTGGCGGTGAGAATAAAGGCAATGTTCTGGGACTTACCTGTGTGTTCTGATTGGgtatctggaggaggagggccaAATCAGTGTAGTCAAAGGTGTCATCCAGCGCTAGGAGGGCACCATGCACCCCGCTCTCTAATAGGTTGTCAGCAAACTCTTTCAGACCAATAGACTGCACCCAACACATCACTCTGTCATTGGACCACACCACCACATCTGCATAGATGGATACGCATCACTTGATCAACAAAGGCTGTCAGAGCAAATGTGCAAATGAAAACCCTGGTATCAAACACAAGGCTGACCTTGGTTCTGGTGTTGActctcatccctcctcctctctaacTCCTTCCTGTCATAGTTCAAGCGCTTCAAGCACATGATTCCGTAGTGAAGACTCACCCTGAAAGTGAGAAGAACATATTTTTCTTAAATTAAAGAACGCCAGCAGGTACATGCACAGCGTCTCATGAATAATGCGTGAATGAAACCTGTGGAAACTGTCCACCATCTTCAGCTGGCCCCTCAGTTCTTTTTTGGTGAGGTGATCGAGCATTCGGGCATCGACCAGGGACTCCATGAAGTAGGAGCGGTACTGGGGTAGACCTAGGCTGGGCAGCCATTCGTTCCCCACCCACTCATGGTTCATGTCTCCATAGGCAAGGATCTGGAGGACATTTGGGTTGATGGAGATGAATATAGGGAAAGGACATAGACAGAGTGCATGAAGGACAAGAgaaagtttaaatgtttttcctttgcaGTGGTGCAAACACAGTTagctgataaataaaaaaaatagtttatcTACTATAAAGGTTAGCACAGTTCTTAAGATGCAACCTGCAAGTCTTTGCAAAACACAAAGTCCATCTGTCTGAAGCTAAAACGTAACGTAACGtaacacacacgtacatacaTAAATACAGTGGTGTTTAAATACCCAAGTAAATATGTCAGTATGTGTTCAGGAAtattttatgatgtcatcattgtgACTTGCCTATATTTTGTGATGCATTTGGAAAGAATTGTGTTTATCATGTAGCAAGTTGCAACACGCTACGCATGTGACTGAAAGCAGACTCGGGCTGCTATCCCACGTGATAAATCCGATTCTTCAGGTTCACcctgtgtttattaaatgtcacaTTGCACTGCACTGTGTGATGCTCTCCAGAATCTGACCTGGTCCCAGCTGAATTCCTTCTGCTCCTTCAGGTTCAGCcagagatgaaatgaaagaaaagggaCAGACAGTGGCAAAAGAGagggaattgtgtgtgtgtgtgtgtgtgtgtgtgtgcgttaaaTCAGTATCAGGAAAGTatggagaagagaggagagggagggcagTGGGAGGAAAAGTTTGTTAGTGAGTGAGAATTAGTTGGAAAAACACTCCAGCAAAACAGATTTTGAGGGAACAGCAAGGGAAAGATGTAGAACAACATGCCTaatcagagacaaagagacagaagaaaagTCCATCAATGTGAGACCATTGGCCATATCGCTTAAAATGAAGAGGCCAAAACAAGAATGATTTAATTATATCCCATGCCTACATTAAGACAATCTTGAAATCATATAACACTCAAGTGTTTTCAGATTTGAACATATTCTTACTGGTTTGGTGGCAGCAGTGAGGGACTCCATCTCAGCATGAGTCATCCAAATGTTGCTGGTGGACTGCAATGAATGTATAACAACAATGAATTTGCCAACGCCCCCCACTTTTGTGCACACGTGATCTGATTACTGGGGGTTGGCGTTACAGTCATCGGGTTCGTTACGCAGCCTTACAGAGCGAGTGCTTGCAGGTGCAGACGGACTAGTGAGGGAGACCATTTCCTGGATGGCCAAGCGGAGTTTGAGCCTGTGCAGCGGGTTGCTGATGCCAATCTCCCTCTGGATCTCCGTGTCGGACAAGTTAGCCATGATGGCTCCACTCTTCACGTTGGCACGACACGCGGCCACGTACCATGCTGGCATCCCTACCCACAGCTGAATGAAATGTTACAAATACGTCAGGTGTCAAAATACACACTTATTAGTGTCAAACGATCCATGGATTGACCTATAATGATCCTCAAATTGAATAGAACAGTGTGTCACCATTTACCTCAAGCCACGTAACAACAGTCGGGCCGTCCCATGAGGCAAAAGGCAGACCCTGACGACAGGCTTCCTCTAACAAGTCATGCCTATATAAAAGAAGAGACGGACACAGAGGCGTGGCAGAAATATTGTTCATATCTCATCTTCATTTAAACATAAAAATCCCACTTTAGTTTGAGTTTGTTTCTTCTTAGCAACTCCACAAGAGCATAATTCATTCTATAAATGAATGACACCAGGGTAATAAAAGCCTCAGTTCAGATCTGGTTAATGAAATGCTAAACAGTCACTGTGTCATCACTGAGTCTTACGGGAAGCATGTGGAAAGAGGAGCGAGCTTACTTCTTTTTACTGCGACGATCTTTTTCCACTGTTCCAGTCCCAAGTTTGGTCAAGCCCAACGGGTCTGCTGAACCCAGGTCATCAGAGGGCGTGGAGGCTGCAGATTAAAAAGAAGGTTTTATAATAAGCTATTATTAGTGCAACTAGATGCATCTTTTAGACaacaaaatataattttgaaATGGTCTTTTCCAGTCTGCTCACTGACCCAGTGAGGCAGATTCACGCCCAGATGATCCAATCCTCCCCTTTTCCTTTTTGCCAAACAGACGGCCAATGGATGACttgatgcttttctttttgctagCTTTATGGAGGGAATCCTGGCTAGCAGTGGTAACACCATCGGCAGAGAGACTGGAGGGAGAGACAAAGGAAAAGCACACGCAGTCAGAAAAATACTGAAAGCATCTAACAGCTTGTCTATTTGGCACTTCTGGGAAGCACCTGCGAAATTCTCTGTGGTCTTCAAGACCCGCCCCCGGGTGAGTGTGTGTCATTCTGTCCAATCGCAGAGCTCGTGGAACAGGAAGAGGGGTGGAGTCAATCAAGGCAAGAGCCCTGCATTCTTCACCATCTTTGCTATtctgtacataaaaaaaaacattgtgtcaAGGTTGTATCTCACCTAAAATTTCAACCACAGTTTTGGGATAAATTACAGCACCTGTCTCTCAGTCTCCCTGGCGGGGGAATGTGGCAGACGAGGAGTTGAATGTCCAGAACTGGGCGGTGAGGGAGACGCCAATGTTGAGGAAGTGATCGAGGGAGTCATGTATCCTCTTCCAACGCTATCCCGTCCCCCCAAAGAGGAGGGTGGAAGAGATGAGACATCGAGGGCAACGCTGCTGACCCGGCTCTCAATTTCTTCTGCCCTCAGCTCTGTACTCTCCTTTTCCTCCTGAATCAGCCTGAGAGACGAGATGTGAGGGATTAGTCTCTAAATCTGTATTAAGATACCTTTATTCCAACCGAAAGTCCCCAACATTTTGCATGCAAGCTATATAAAAGACAACAACTAATACAAACTCACTTGATCTCCTTGTTGATGGCCTCGAGTTGCTCCTGCAGCATGATGGCCAAAGTCTGAACGTCTGTCTGGCCACTGGGAGAGAGGAGCTCTGATCCAAACAGAGTCTCCCTGTCATCCTCATCATCCGAACAGCCTCCGTCCACACCTCCCTCAAACCCTGAGCCTATCATAGTACCACTGTCCCACTCGCCATACTGTGTGGAGGGAAAATGGAGGGAAGGATGCAGGAAATTATAGCTCTGAAAACAGATTATTTCAACAtaatcatcctcctcttcatctacGTTTCAGATTCACACCTTGTTACCATCATCTCTAGAAGACCCCCACCGACCTCGGTGGGCTCGCCTTACCACCACCGCACTTGAGGAGTTGCTGTAGCCGGATGGAAGTGAGCCTCCACCCTGGGGGTAACGCAATTCCGAGGCGCTGCCTGGGAGAGATCTTCGGAAAAGGGTTGAAGGAAGTGAGCTCACGCTTCCTGCCCTAAGGTGAGAACAAGGCCAAAGTACATGAGCACATGGTCATTATACCAGACAGTACAAATTATTAAAACTACAGTATCCATATACATTTCTGATTAAAATGATATTTGCATATTTCTCAGGCATAACattctataaataaatgtagtttGGTTTGTtagtctgtctttctgttagcaagataactcaaaaggttatagacagatcttgatggagtcagggaatgagctgcttggcagaggtctacgctctccgagtgcttttgtAGTCTTGAATCTGTTATCTTAAAAGTTAATAGCATCTAACCTGGAATAAGAGCCAGGCCTGCCTCTCAGCTGATCCAGCTCCAGCTGGACTCGTTCCAGCTCAGCAAGGAGCTGCTCCTACaacacagaagagaaaagaCTGAAATATTACGTCTCTGTTTTGTAGTGAGCAGAAAGTCAAGAAAGCTAGAAAAAAACTGACATGAAGTATTAAAGGCCAGCTTTCTTGGCACTGTCTTGCATTTATTCTTTCGAGCAAATGCAAGACAGTGCTGTTAAATGGTAGAGCATGGTCaagatacaaacacacacaggacataataataaattcacaatatacataataataataataataataatataaaaacctTATTAGCGATAA
This genomic interval carries:
- the ppfia3 gene encoding liprin-alpha-3, which codes for MMMCEVMPTISEDGRSGTGGGPSSPAGVGGGGPAGAMGGGGGFSGRETRSGGDEGGSTGNLESLMVNMLTERERLLENLRETQESLGTAHLRLRELGHEKESLQRQLSIALPQEFAVLTKELNVCREQLLEREEEIAELKAERNNTRLLLEHLECLVSRHERSLRMTVVKRQAQSPAGVSSEVEVLKALKSLFEHHKALDEKVRERLRVALERVSALEDQLAASSQEVISLKEQIKRRQQGVDGGKDRLPNGPSSGLEDSELERQREGEIERQRAELSQLRERLALMCRQVGEIEEQLAAARREVTKSEEANQKLQREVKEALCQREDMEERITTLERRYLSAQREATSLHDIKDKLENELASKESLHRQSEEKNRQLQERLDEAKQKLQQTLQRAETLPEIEAQLAQRVAALNKAEERHGNFEERLRQMEAQLEEKNQELQRARQREKMNDEHNKRLSDTVDKLLSESNERLQLHLKERMAALEEKNALSEELSNMKKIQDDLIANKEQLLAELERVQLELDQLRGRPGSYSRAGSVSSLPSTLFRRSLPGSASELRYPQGGGSLPSGYSNSSSAVVVRRAHRGRWGSSRDDGNKYGEWDSGTMIGSGFEGGVDGGCSDDEDDRETLFGSELLSPSGQTDVQTLAIMLQEQLEAINKEIKLIQEEKESTELRAEEIESRVSSVALDVSSLPPSSLGGRDSVGRGYMTPSITSSTLASPSPPSSGHSTPRLPHSPARETERQNSKDGEECRALALIDSTPLPVPRALRLDRMTHTHPGAGLEDHREFRSLSADGVTTASQDSLHKASKKKSIKSSIGRLFGKKEKGRIGSSGRESASLASTPSDDLGSADPLGLTKLGTGTVEKDRRSKKKHDLLEEACRQGLPFASWDGPTVVTWLELWVGMPAWYVAACRANVKSGAIMANLSDTEIQREIGISNPLHRLKLRLAIQEMVSLTSPSAPASTRSSTSNIWMTHAEMESLTAATKPEQKEFSWDQILAYGDMNHEWVGNEWLPSLGLPQYRSYFMESLVDARMLDHLTKKELRGQLKMVDSFHRVSLHYGIMCLKRLNYDRKELERRRDESQHQNQDVVVWSNDRVMCWVQSIGLKEFADNLLESGVHGALLALDDTFDYTDLALLLQIPNQNTQARQLLEKEYNALITMGTERRPDEDGTKTFTRSPSWRKMFREKDLRGVTSDSSETLPANFRASAISTPSVTLRKVQSEVNAGPRGESASVRTYSC